A segment of the Acidimicrobiales bacterium genome:
CGACGGCGGCGGCGGTGGTCATCGGGTGGCGCAGGCTCGGGATGAGCACCGCCGGCCCGAGCCCGATGCGACCCGTCCGCTCGGCCGCGAGGGCGAGGGTGACCCACACGTCGGGGTACAGGGCGGGGGAGTCGTAGAGCCAGGCCCGCTCGAAGCCGAGCCGCTCGGCCAGGGCGACGTGGTCCGGGGTGTCGGGACCGGTGGCGAAGGCGACGGAGAGATCCACGACGGCCAGCCTGGCACGCCACCGTGGGCGGCTGCGCGCCCCGACGGCCTGGGTCATGTGGCTCATTTGCGTCAAGGAGGGCCGCCGGACGGGTCGATGAGAGGATGTGCGGCCGAGGATCCGAGGTGTGCGAGGGGGTGCACCGACGCCCCGGGGGGCGCCCAGCGGGTACCTCCGCCGGCCTCACGTCCGCATCGCCGCGGTGTTCCTCCTCTTCGCGCTCACCGGCGTGACCGTGCTCTCGGTCGTGCTGCTCTCCTCGCGGCGGGTCGAGCGGGAGCTCGACCTGGTGAACCTCCGGCTGGCGCCGGCCGCGCGTCAGCTCGACCAGGTGAGCCGCCAGATGGTGGACGCCCAGGTGAACTTCGAGCTGGGGACCGCCTTCACCGACCCGACCTCGCAGGGCGCCTACTTCGCCGAGGCCGCCTTCGGGAACGAGGCCGTGGCCGTGGCGTGGGACGACTACCTCGCCATGGCCGTGGGGCTCCCGGGGGAGGCGGCCGCCCAACAGCGCTACGAGCAGGAGCTCCAGCGACTCAACGAGCTGGGCCAGGACGCCGGGCTGCTCCTGCTCAGCAGCAACGACGCCCTCGATCCGGATCTGCTGGCCAAGCGGGCCGAGATCCAGACCCAGTTCCTGCGGGCCTACGACCAGCTCCAGGCGATCCGCGACGGCCTCTACCAGCCGGCTGTCGCCGGCGCCCTGGCCACCGCCCATCGCCGGGCCCAGGAGGTCACTCGGAACGCCCTGCTGGCGGCGGCGGCGGGTGCGCTGATCGTGGCGGTGGCCGGGCTCGTGAACGTCCGGGCCACCCGGCGGCGGGAGACCGACCTGGCCGCCATCGAGGCCGCCCGGGCGGCCGAGCTGCGACGCAACGAGTTCGAGGCCCGCCTCCAGCGGGCCCTCGAGATGGCGGCCAACGAGGAGGCCGCCTTCGGGGTGGTGGAGGGTGCCCTGCGCGAGGCCGCGCCGGACCGGCTGGCCGAGGTGCTGGTGGCGGACTCGAGCCGGGCCCACTTCCGCCAGGTGCTCGCCACCTCCGAGCATGCCGTCGGCGGCTGTGAGGTGGTCGCGCCGTTCGAGTGCCCCGCCGCGCACAGCAGCCAGACCCTCGTCTTCGCGAGCAGCGACGCGCTCGATGCGTGCCCGAAGCTGAAGGACCGGGCCGCCGGGCCGTGCTCGGCGGTGTGCGCCCCGATCAGCATCGCCGGGAACGCGGTCGGCGTGATCCACGTCGTGGGTCCCGAACGCGACCCTTTGGCGGCCGACGCCGTCAGCGGCGTCGAGCTCGTCGCCCGAAAGGGGGCCGAGCGCATCGGGATGATCCGAGCTTTCGCCCGCTCGGAGACCCAGGCGCGCACCGACCCGCTGACCGGGCTGCTGAACCGGCGCAGCGTGGAGAACGCCGTGAACGAGCTGGAGCACGAGGGTGTGCCCTACGCCGTCGTGTTCGGCGACCTCGACCGCTTCAAGGAGCTGAACGACGTGCACGGCCACGACGTCGGTGATCGCGCCCTGCGGCTGTTCTCCCGCGTGCTCCGCGACAGCGTCCGCCCGTCCGACATCCCTGCCCGCTACGGCGGCGAGGAGTTCCTCGTGGTGCTGCCGCACTGCTCCGCCACGGAGGCGGTCGCGGTCGTCGAGCGGGTGCGCGCGCAGCTCCGAGCCGCCTCCGGAGGGGGGCTGGCACCGGCCTTCACGGCCAGCTTCGGCGTGGCGTCGTCGAGCGACGGCCGCTCCTTCGAGGACGTGGTCGGCATGGCCGACCAGGCCCTGCTCTTCGCCAAGGCGAACGGGCGCGACCGCGTCGCGGTCGCCGGGGAGGACGTGGGGCTGGGGGAGTCCGAGCCGGTCGGCGACGGCGACGGCTCGCTGCGCCAGCCGTAACCACCCGGGCGGTGGGGGGCATCCACGGCCGGGCCGGCCGGGCGAGCCAGGATGCGGCCCGTGGGCGGGACCCCGACCGTCGCCGACGCCGCCGAGCGCGACCAGCAGCGCCTCGAGCAGTGGGAGGCCAAGACCCGCCTCCTCATGATCCTGGCCGCGGTGCTGCCCCTCGCCGGTGCGCTGCAGCCGGAGGCGAGCGGCGACCCCATGGTCGTCGTCGACGTGCTGTCCTGGCTGATGTTCCTGGCCGACCTGGTGGTACACGTCCGCCTCCGGCGGCACTACCTGCGCACGGGCATGGGCGTGTTCGACCTGTCGATCGTGGTCGTGACGTTCCCCTGGTTCCTGATCCCGGGCTTCGGCGGCACCGGGGCGCTGAGCATCCTGCGGCTGGCCCGGCTGGTCCGGCTCCTGGTGGTCGGCGTGCGGACCCGCCGGACCGCCCGCCTCGTGAGCCAGCTGAACAGGGTGGCGGTGCTGGCCGGCGCCTCGCTCCTGGTGTGCACGATCATCGTCTACCGGGCCGAGCGGCCCGACAACGGCTTCGACAGCTTCGGCGACGCGCTGTGGTGGGGCATCGTCACCCTCACCACCGTCGGCTACGGCGACATCGTCCCCGAGACCAGGGTCGGGCGCTTCGGGGCGACGGCGCTCATGCTCACCGGCATCGCCGTGGTCGGCGGCCTGGCCGCGACGCTGTCGAGCTTCCTCGGCATCGGGGCCGAGCAGGCCGCGGCCGAGGCCCAGACGTCGGCGGCCGAGGCCGAGCCGGCCCCCGACGACCTCCGCGACGAGATCCGCCGCCTCGGCGACCAGCTGGCCGAGCTCAACCGGCGCCTCGCCGACCGGTTGCCACCCGACCCCGGCTAGGCCGCCCGCGGGCGGTGATCCGGCCGGGGCTCAGCCTTCGAGGGGGACCGGGCTCAGCTCGGGCTCGGGGCGGTGCGGCGCTCGCGACCGGCGGGCCGCCCGGACGCTGTCGACGGTGAAGATCGCCAGGCCGGCCCAGACGAGGGCGAAGCCGGCGAGACGCCAGGCCGGCATGGGCTCGTGGTAGACGGCCACGCCCAGCAGGAGGTTGATGGTGGGCACGGCGTACTGCAGCGGCCCCAGCGTGGTGAACGGGACGCGCTTGGCCGCCGCCGCGAAGAGCAGCAGGGGCGTGGCCGTGACCACGCCCGAGAGCGCCACCAGCGCCACCTGGGCCGTGGTGCCCGTGCGCAGGATGCCGTCGCCCGAGGCCTCGAAGGCGCCGACCACCACCAGCGCCGCGGGCAGGAGCAGGAGGGTCTCGGCGGTGAGGCTGCCGAGGGCGTTGAGCGGCACGAGCCGCTTGAGCAGCCCGTAGCAGGCCCACGTGGCCCCGAGGATCAGGGCGAAGACCGGCACCCGTCCGTAGCCGAGCGTCAGGACCACCACCGCCAGCGCGGCGAGGCCCAGGGCGACGCCCTGGGCCCGGCGCAGGTGCTCACGGAGGACGGTGACGCCGATGACGACGGTGCCCAGTGGGGCGATGAAGTAGCCGAGCGCCGTCTCGACCACGTTGTCGTGGGTGACGCACCAGACGTACGTGGTCCAGTTGACGGCCAGGAGCACCGCCGCCACCGCGATCCGCCCGACCAGGTGGGCGTCCCGGGGGAAGGGGTCGAGGACGGACCACCGGCGGGTGACGGCCAGGACGGCGAGCAGCAGCAGCGCCGACCAGAGGATGCGCTGGCCGATGAGCTCCACCGCGGAGAGCCCCGAGAGCTCCTTCCAGTAGATGGTGAGCAGCCCCCACAGCACGTAGGCGGCGAGGCCGTACACCACCCCTCGGCGTTGCTCGCCCACCTCTCGACCCTAGCGGCCGCCCGTCGGCGGCCCGTCAGGAGGCGAGCGCGGCCTCGACGAGGGCGGCGACCTCGACGGGCCGGTCCCAGTCGGCGTGGTGACCGGCCCCGTCGACGAAGTACACGCCGGCGACCGAGGGGAGCAGGTCGGCGAAGCGGCGGGCGTAGGTGGGCGGGCACAGCCGATCGGCCGAGCCCCAGATCAGGGTGACCGGGCACCGGACCCGGTGCAGGCGGCCGGCCAGGCCGTGGTCGGGGATCGGCCACACCAGCGAGGCCACGGTCCGGCGCGACACGTACCGGCGGACACCCTCCTCGACCTGCTCGCCGGCCGGCAGCGACGGGTCGAGATCGTAGAAGGGCGCGCTGGTGGCCGGATCGGCCGTGAGCATCGCCCGCTGCTCGCCGAGCGTGGTGCCGAAGGGGTCGGCCACCGGGTCGGCGTCGTCCCAGAGCCCGAGGGGCGCCACCAGCACGAGGCGTCCCACCGCCTCGGGCCGCACCGCGGCCAGCTCGAGGGCGAGCATGGCCCCGATCGAGGTGGCGACGAGCGGGGTCCCGGCGATGCCGGCGACGTCGACGATCTCGCCGAGGGCGACGACCCAGTCGTGCATCGAGCGCAGGTCGGAGGACCCCGGTGTGCGGTCGAAGCCGGGCAGCGAGGGGGCCACCACCCGGTGGCGCGCCGACAGCTCGGCCACCAGCGGGGGCACGCCGGGGTTGCCGAGCATGCCGTGCAGGTGACCGAGCAGCGGGCCGTCGCCGGCCTCGAGCACGTCGAGGCTGCCGGTGCCGGTGCCGGTGCCGGTGCCGGGGCCGATGGGGAAGACGCGGCGGGTGGCGCCGGCACGGGAGGGGGCGGCGCTCATCGCCCGCCGCCGAGCGTGGGGTCGGGGAGCGAGCGTTCGGCGGCCGGGAGCGGCCGGGGCCACCAGCGGTCCTCCCAGGTGTCGTCGAACAGCCCGCGAACCTGGGGGAGCACCTTGGTGGCCATCAGCTCGGTGTTGTGGCGGGTGAGCTCGCGGCCCATGTCGCCGAACTGGCACAGCAGCAGGAGGTGGCCCACGTTGAGGCTGGTGGCCACCTCGAGCAGCTTCTCGGCCACCTGGTCGGGGGAGCCGAGGAGCACGTAGCCCTTGTCGATCATGTCCTCGAAGGTGAGCGCGCTCTTGAAGAACCCGGCCGCGGCCGCCCCGGCGGCGCGGCTCGTGGCCTCGCGCGCCGCCCGCTCGACCATGCCCTCGACGCCGGCCCGCACCGTGTTCACGGTCTTGTACCCGGGCGGGTCGGCGAACCCCGCGTACACGTGCAGGCAGCGGTTGAAGAAGTACTCGGCCGGAGCCCGGTACAGGTCGATGGCCTCGGCCTCGGAGTCGGCGACCGCGACGAACTGGGCGAAGCCGGCCTGGTAGGGGTTGGGCTCCCTCCCCAGCTCGGCCATCTTCTGCCAGAAGCCCTGCATGGTGGCCAGCCCGGCCTTGTAGCCGAAGTAGGACAGGTAGCAGTAGACGAGGTCGTTGGCGGCGCACCACTCCCAGGTGTCGACCGACCCGCCGCCGGGGATCCAGATCGGCGGGTGGGGCCGTTGCACCGGCCGGGGCCACACGTTGACGTAGCGGAGCTTGGTGTAGCGGCCGTTGAACGAGAACACCTCGTCGGCCTGCCACGCCCGCAGGATCAGCTCGACGCCCTCGTGGTAGCGTTCGCGCAGGGTCGACGGGTCGATGCCGTAGGCGAAGGCCGTGTCCATGGGCGTGCCGACCGGGAAGCCGGCGACCACCCGCCCACCGCTGACCACGTCGAGCATGGCCAGCTCCTCGGCGACCCGCAGGGGCGGGTTGTAGAGGGCCACCGAGTCGCCCATCACCACGATGGCCTGGTCCGGGCACGAGCGCGCCAGCGTGGCGGCCCACAGGTTCGGGCTGGGCATCAGCCCGTAGGCGTTGGCGTGGTGCTCGTTGATGCCGACGCCGTCGAAGCCCACCGAGGCCGCGAACTCGAGCTCGTCGAGGTAGTCGTTGTACGCCCGGTGCCCGACGACGGGGTCGAACAGGCCGGGGTCGAGGTCGACCCACACCGAGCGGTGCCGGGCCGCGAAGTCCTCGGGTAGCTGCGGGTAGGGCATCAGGTGGAAGAAGACCGACTTCATCGTCCCCCCTGCTCGGCGGGTGCCTCGGTACGGGACCGCCCAGCGGCCCCGAACCTTAGGCGGCTGGCCGTGGGCACCGGCCCGGTGGCACGCTCCTGGCCCGTGACCGCCGACGTGACCGCCGACGTGGCCGCCGCCCTCGGGATGCTCGACGCCGCCCTGCAGCAGGTTCGCGACGGGGGCGATGCCGGAGCCGCGCTGGGCGCCGTGCGCCACCTCTCGGGCGACGACGAGCAGGTGTGGGCCCTGGTGGCGGCCCGCTGGTTCCGCTTCTGGCACAACGGGCCCGCGCCACGGGTCGACCGGGCCGCGCTGGTGGCGGAGCTGCTCGCCATGGGGTGCCCACCGGCCACGGTGGCGGCCGAGGCGCTCTCGTCGTGCCGCCGCTGGGCCGTCGGGGGCACCGATCGCTGGGGCCCGTGGTCCCACGCGGTCGAGTGCGCGGGGTGTGAGCGGCCGGCCGAGGGCTGGTGGTGCGGTGAGCCCCGATCCACGGTGGTGCGGGGCCGCCAGTGGCTCGAGGGCCGGGGCGTGGCCGGCGCCGACGTCGACGCCGCCCTGGCCCGCCTGGGCGTCGCCCCCCACCACCCCGACGACGCCACCGTGGGGGAGTGGTGACCGGCGGTGCGGCGGCCCTCAGCCCAGCGAGGCCAGGGCCAGCCCCAGCGCCGCGGCCGCGGTGCACGCCACGGCGCTGACCGCCACGTTGCCCGCGGCCGCTCGGTTGGCGCCGCCCTGGGCGAGGGCCGCCGTCTCGTAGGCGAAGGTGGAGAACGTGGTGAACCCGCCGCAGAAGCCGGCGCCCAGCACGGCCCTCGGGGTGGTGGCCAGGGCGTGGTAGAGGGCGAGGCCGGTGAGCGCGCCGAGCGCGAACGACCCGAGCACGTTGACCGCCAGGGTGCCGAGGGGGAACGGTCGCGACCACCGGTGCTGCACGGCCCGGTCGAGCAGGTAGCGGGCCGGGGCGCCGGCCGCGCCCGCCACCGCCACCCCGAGCAGCTCGATCATCCGGCCTCGGGGCCGGGCCGGCCCAGGTAGCGCACCACCTCGACGTCCTCCACGATCACCAGGCCCTCGGTGACGAGGTCGTCGAGCTGGGGCAGGAAGGCGGCGATGCGCTCGGCCGCGTCGACGATCACGATCACCATCGGAAGGTCGTCGGACAGGCTCAGGATGTGGGTGGTGTGCAGGTGGTTCGAGGCGCCGAACCCCTCCACGCCCCGCAGCACGGTGGCACCGGCCAGCCCCGCGCCGTGGGCCCGGTGGACGATCTCGGTGGCCAGCGGGGTGTGGCCGTGGCGGTCGCTCTCACCCACGAAGACCGTGAGGCGCCGGGCGGGACCCTCGAGCTTCATGTGCTCCTCCTCTCGGGGGTCGTCGCCAGGCGGTGACCGGCGGCGATGCCCGCTCGCACGGCGACCAGCCCCAACGCGAGCGTGGCCGCCAGGTAGGTCGCGGCCGTGGCCGCGTGGCCGTCCTTGGTCAGCACCGACACCTCCACGGCGATGGCCGAGAAGGTCGTGAAGGCGCCGATCGTCCCGGTGGCCGCGAAGGGGCGCACCCACCGGTTGGGGGCGCCGCGCTCGAGCAGCACCGTCAGCAGGAGGCCGAGGAGCAGGGCGCCGGCCAGGTTCACGGCGAGGGTGGCCCAGGGGAAGGCGCCGACGGGCACCGGCACGGCCCTCGTCACCGCGTAGCGGCCCGCCGAGCCCAGCGCACCCCCGGCTGCGATCACCGCGATCGTGGCTGGGTCGCGGGCCGGCGCCGCCCGGCGGGCCGAGGCGAACGGGTCGAGGGTCACGGGGCGGCCTCGCGGGCCGGCAGGACCGACCGCAGCCACGCCGGGAGACGGCCCGGGCGCCCGGCGCGGTCGACGCAGCCGTGCACCGTCACCGCGGTGGCGTTGACGACGAGGGCCCCACCGGCGCCGGTGGTGAGCAGGTAGCCGATCTGGAACGTGGCCCGGCTGGCCGCGCCGACCACGACGTGCACGTCGACGACGTCGTCGAACCGCAGCGGCTGGAGGTAGCGCACGTAGGCCTCGAGCACCGCGAAGTCGAGGCCGTCGTCGCGGATCGAGGCGTAGGGGTGCCCGAGGGCCCGCAGGTACGCCACCCGGGCCTCCTCCAGGTAGGGCAGGTAGGAGCCGTGGTGCACGATCCCCATGGCGTCGGTCTCCGCGAACCGCACCCGCACCG
Coding sequences within it:
- a CDS encoding GGDEF domain-containing protein, which gives rise to MRGGAPTPRGAPSGYLRRPHVRIAAVFLLFALTGVTVLSVVLLSSRRVERELDLVNLRLAPAARQLDQVSRQMVDAQVNFELGTAFTDPTSQGAYFAEAAFGNEAVAVAWDDYLAMAVGLPGEAAAQQRYEQELQRLNELGQDAGLLLLSSNDALDPDLLAKRAEIQTQFLRAYDQLQAIRDGLYQPAVAGALATAHRRAQEVTRNALLAAAAGALIVAVAGLVNVRATRRRETDLAAIEAARAAELRRNEFEARLQRALEMAANEEAAFGVVEGALREAAPDRLAEVLVADSSRAHFRQVLATSEHAVGGCEVVAPFECPAAHSSQTLVFASSDALDACPKLKDRAAGPCSAVCAPISIAGNAVGVIHVVGPERDPLAADAVSGVELVARKGAERIGMIRAFARSETQARTDPLTGLLNRRSVENAVNELEHEGVPYAVVFGDLDRFKELNDVHGHDVGDRALRLFSRVLRDSVRPSDIPARYGGEEFLVVLPHCSATEAVAVVERVRAQLRAASGGGLAPAFTASFGVASSSDGRSFEDVVGMADQALLFAKANGRDRVAVAGEDVGLGESEPVGDGDGSLRQP
- a CDS encoding potassium channel family protein, producing the protein MGGTPTVADAAERDQQRLEQWEAKTRLLMILAAVLPLAGALQPEASGDPMVVVDVLSWLMFLADLVVHVRLRRHYLRTGMGVFDLSIVVVTFPWFLIPGFGGTGALSILRLARLVRLLVVGVRTRRTARLVSQLNRVAVLAGASLLVCTIIVYRAERPDNGFDSFGDALWWGIVTLTTVGYGDIVPETRVGRFGATALMLTGIAVVGGLAATLSSFLGIGAEQAAAEAQTSAAEAEPAPDDLRDEIRRLGDQLAELNRRLADRLPPDPG
- the rarD gene encoding EamA family transporter RarD, coding for MGEQRRGVVYGLAAYVLWGLLTIYWKELSGLSAVELIGQRILWSALLLLAVLAVTRRWSVLDPFPRDAHLVGRIAVAAVLLAVNWTTYVWCVTHDNVVETALGYFIAPLGTVVIGVTVLREHLRRAQGVALGLAALAVVVLTLGYGRVPVFALILGATWACYGLLKRLVPLNALGSLTAETLLLLPAALVVVGAFEASGDGILRTGTTAQVALVALSGVVTATPLLLFAAAAKRVPFTTLGPLQYAVPTINLLLGVAVYHEPMPAWRLAGFALVWAGLAIFTVDSVRAARRSRAPHRPEPELSPVPLEG
- a CDS encoding alpha/beta fold hydrolase, encoding MSAAPSRAGATRRVFPIGPGTGTGTGTGSLDVLEAGDGPLLGHLHGMLGNPGVPPLVAELSARHRVVAPSLPGFDRTPGSSDLRSMHDWVVALGEIVDVAGIAGTPLVATSIGAMLALELAAVRPEAVGRLVLVAPLGLWDDADPVADPFGTTLGEQRAMLTADPATSAPFYDLDPSLPAGEQVEEGVRRYVSRRTVASLVWPIPDHGLAGRLHRVRCPVTLIWGSADRLCPPTYARRFADLLPSVAGVYFVDGAGHHADWDRPVEVAALVEAALAS
- a CDS encoding LLM class flavin-dependent oxidoreductase, yielding MKSVFFHLMPYPQLPEDFAARHRSVWVDLDPGLFDPVVGHRAYNDYLDELEFAASVGFDGVGINEHHANAYGLMPSPNLWAATLARSCPDQAIVVMGDSVALYNPPLRVAEELAMLDVVSGGRVVAGFPVGTPMDTAFAYGIDPSTLRERYHEGVELILRAWQADEVFSFNGRYTKLRYVNVWPRPVQRPHPPIWIPGGGSVDTWEWCAANDLVYCYLSYFGYKAGLATMQGFWQKMAELGREPNPYQAGFAQFVAVADSEAEAIDLYRAPAEYFFNRCLHVYAGFADPPGYKTVNTVRAGVEGMVERAAREATSRAAGAAAAGFFKSALTFEDMIDKGYVLLGSPDQVAEKLLEVATSLNVGHLLLLCQFGDMGRELTRHNTELMATKVLPQVRGLFDDTWEDRWWPRPLPAAERSLPDPTLGGGR
- the crcB gene encoding fluoride efflux transporter CrcB gives rise to the protein MIELLGVAVAGAAGAPARYLLDRAVQHRWSRPFPLGTLAVNVLGSFALGALTGLALYHALATTPRAVLGAGFCGGFTTFSTFAYETAALAQGGANRAAAGNVAVSAVACTAAAALGLALASLG
- a CDS encoding DUF190 domain-containing protein, encoding MKLEGPARRLTVFVGESDRHGHTPLATEIVHRAHGAGLAGATVLRGVEGFGASNHLHTTHILSLSDDLPMVIVIVDAAERIAAFLPQLDDLVTEGLVIVEDVEVVRYLGRPGPEAG
- a CDS encoding CrcB family protein — its product is MTLDPFASARRAAPARDPATIAVIAAGGALGSAGRYAVTRAVPVPVGAFPWATLAVNLAGALLLGLLLTVLLERGAPNRWVRPFAATGTIGAFTTFSAIAVEVSVLTKDGHAATAATYLAATLALGLVAVRAGIAAGHRLATTPERRST
- a CDS encoding acyl-CoA thioesterase, encoding MRLALDPPVDPAAYPFSHPVRVRFAETDAMGIVHHGSYLPYLEEARVAYLRALGHPYASIRDDGLDFAVLEAYVRYLQPLRFDDVVDVHVVVGAASRATFQIGYLLTTGAGGALVVNATAVTVHGCVDRAGRPGRLPAWLRSVLPAREAAP